The proteins below are encoded in one region of Accipiter gentilis chromosome 12, bAccGen1.1, whole genome shotgun sequence:
- the PKD2 gene encoding polycystin-2 isoform X1 — protein sequence MAGRGGCRRGREQLELERLGEAARAGSCPPPSPPLSACSRQAWSRDNPGFEPEEEEEEAAAAAGPVLEMDVEWGSPAAGASSSLGSGAAGQSDGGRRQRRLPAGRGGAEALGRHQVPPDGAAPHRAAWAKRLARRLRGLWGTRLMEESNTSRERYLKSVLRELVTYMIFLVVLCVLTYGTVSSSMYYYTRVMSQLFLETPVSKMEKTDFKTLSTMDDFWKFTEGPLLDGLYWEMWYNNKTMAENKSFIYYENLLLGVPRIRQLKVRNGSCSIPEDLKDEIKDCYDVYSVANEDTAPFGLRNGTAWTYTNEKDLNGSSHWGLIATYSGAGYYQDLSRTREVTAVQIASLKKNLWLDRGTRAAFIDFSVYNANINLFCVVRLLVEFPATGGLVTSWQFQPVRLIHYISTFDFFLAACEMAFCLFVLYYMVEEILEIHIHRLHYFRSLWNCLDILIIVLSVVAIGISIYRTSTVDMLLKKLLEDQNSFPNFEPLAYWQMQFNNIAAVTVFFVWIKLFKFVNFNRTMSQLSTTMSRCVKDVIGFAIMFFIIFLAYAQLAYLVFGTQIDDFSTFQDCIFTQFRIILGDFNFTEVEEANRILGPIYFTTFVFFMFFILLNMFLAIINDTYSEVKSDMAQQKAEMELSDLIRKGYNKAMIKLKLKKTTVDDISESLRQGGGKLNFDELRQDLKGKGHTDAEIEAIFTKYDQDGDQELTEHEHQQMRDDLEKEREDLDLDRSSLPRPLSSRSFPRSLDDSEEDEDEDSGHSSRRRGSSSSGVSYEEFQVLMRRVDRMEHSIGSIVSKIDAVIVKLEAMERAKLKRRDVLGRLLDGVTEDERLGRDNEIHREQMERLVREELERWESDDTASQMSHRLGTPLGLNGQPRSRNSRPSSSQSDGIDGGGGNGGNNIHM from the exons ATGGCGGGCCGTGGGGGCTGCCGGCGCGGTcgggagcagctggagctggagcggCTGGGTGAGGCGGCGCGGGCTGGCTCTTgcccgccgccgtcgccgccgctcTCCGCCTGCTCGCGGCAGGCCTGGAGTCGGGACAACCCGGGCTTCGagcccgaggaggaggaggaggaggcggcggcggcggcagggccggTGCTGGAGATGGACGTGGAGTGGGGCAGCCCTGCGGCCGGCGCTTCGTCGTCGTTGGGCAGCGGCGCGGCGGGTCAGAGCGacggcgggcggcggcagcggcggctccccgcggggcgcggcggggcggaggcGTTGGGCCGCCACCAGGTGCCGCCCGACGGCGCTGCGCCACACCGAGCGGCCTGGGCCAAGCGCCTGGCGCGGCGGCTGCGAG GTCTGTGGGGGACAAGACTCATGGAAGAAAGCAACACCAGCAGAGAACGATATCTAAAAAGTGTTTTGCGGGAGTTGGTTACATACATGATTTTCCTTGTGGTCTTGTGTGTCT TGACTTATGGGACAGTGAGTTCCAGTATGTACTATTACACCAGGGTTATGTCGCAGCTCTTCCTGGAAACACCTGTAtcaaaaatggagaaaactgaTTTCAAAACTTTGTCCACAATGGATGACTTCTGGAAG TTCACAGAAGGCCCTTTGCTTGATGGTCTTTACTGGGAGATGTGGTACAACAACAAAACCatggcagaaaacaaaagcttcatTTATTATGAGAACTTGCTCCTAGGGGTGCCTCGCATTCGACAGCTGAAAGTGAGAAATGGTTCGTGCTCAATACCTGAAGATTTGAAGGATGAAATCAAAGATTGCTATGATGTCTATTCTGTAGCTAATGAAGATACTGCTCCTTTTGGACTTCGAAATGGAACAGC TTGGACATACACCAATGAGAAAGACTTGAATGGGAGCAGCCATTGGGGCTTGATTGCCACATACAGTGGGGCTGGTTATTACCAAGACCTTTCAAGGACCAGAGAAGTGACAGCTGTGCAGATTGCTAGCCTTAAGAAGAACCTGTGGCTGGACAGAGGGACCAGAGCAGCTTTCATTGATTTCTCAGTATACAATGCAAATATCAACCTATTCTGCGTTGTCAG gctGTTAGTGGAGTTTCCAGCAACTGGAGGCCTTGTTACGTCTTGGCAGTTTCAGCCAGTGAGGCTGATTCACTACATCTCCACATTTGATTTTTTCCTGGCAGCCTGTGAAatggcattttgtctttttgttctttattatatGGTGGAAGAGATCTTAGAAATTCACATTCATAGATTGCACTACTTCAGAAGTCTCTGGAATTGCCTTGATATCCTTATTATTGTG CTCTCTGTGGTAGCTATAGGAATTAGCATCTATAGGACATCAACTGTTGATATGCTGctgaagaagctgctggaagatcAGAACTCGTTCCCCAATTTTGAGCCTTTGGCATATTGGCAAATGCAATTCAACAACATTGCTGCAGTCACTGTGTTTTTTGTCTGGATTAAG cttTTCAAGTTTGTTAACTTCAACAGAACAATGAGTCAGTTATCCACTACCATGTCTCGCTGCGTCAAAGATGTCATTGGCTTTGCTAttatgttttttattattttcttagcaTATGCTCAGTTGGCCTATCTTGTCTTTGGCACTCAAATCGATGACTTCAGCACTTTCCAGGACTGCAT atttactcAGTTCCGCATCATTTTGGGAGACTTCAACTTCACAGAGGTTGAAGAAGCTAATCGAATTTTGGGACCAATTTATTTCACTACATTTGTGTTCTTTATGTTCTTCATTCTTTTG AACATGTTTTTGGCCATTATCAATGATACATACTCCGAAGTCAAATCGGATATGGCacaacagaaggcagaaatggAACTGTCTGACCttatcagaaag GGCTACAACAAAGCCATGATCAAACTTAAACTGAAGAAAACTACTGTTGATGACATTTCAGAAAGTCTGAGACAAGGTGGAGGAAAACTAAATTTTGATGAACTCCGGCAAGATCTAAAAGG gaaagggcACACGGATGCAGAGATTGAAGCAATATTTACCAAATATGACCAGGATGGGGACCAGGAATTGACAGAGCATGAACATCAGCAGATGAGAGATGACCTGGAGAAAGAGAGG GAGGATCTGGACCTGGATAGGAGCTCTCTGCCACGTCCTCTGAGCAGCCGCAGCTTCCCCCGGAGCTTGGACGActctgaggaggatgaggatgaagacAGTGGACACAGCTCCAGAAGGAGGGGCAGTAGCTCTAGTGGGGTTTCCTATGAAGAGTTCCAAGT ACTCATGAGGCGGGTTGATCGCATGGAGCATTCTATTGGCAGTATTGTCTCCAAGATCGATGCAGTTATTGTGAAGCTCGAAGCAATGGAGAGAGCCAAACTAAAAAGGAGAGATGTGTTGGGAAGACTGTTAGATGGAGTGACAGAG GATGAAAGGCTGGGTCGTGACAATGAAATCCACAGGGAACAAATGGAGCGACTTGTGCGAGAGGAGTTGGAGCGATGGGAATCGGATGATACGGCATCCCAAATGAGCCATCGGTTGGGAACACCACTCGGACTGAATGGCCAGCCTCGGTCAAGGAACTCTCGGCCATCTTCCTCCCAGTCAGATGGTATTGATGGGGGCGGAGGAAATGGGGGCAATAACATACATATGTAG
- the PKD2 gene encoding polycystin-2 isoform X2 yields MEESNTSRERYLKSVLRELVTYMIFLVVLCVLTYGTVSSSMYYYTRVMSQLFLETPVSKMEKTDFKTLSTMDDFWKFTEGPLLDGLYWEMWYNNKTMAENKSFIYYENLLLGVPRIRQLKVRNGSCSIPEDLKDEIKDCYDVYSVANEDTAPFGLRNGTAWTYTNEKDLNGSSHWGLIATYSGAGYYQDLSRTREVTAVQIASLKKNLWLDRGTRAAFIDFSVYNANINLFCVVRLLVEFPATGGLVTSWQFQPVRLIHYISTFDFFLAACEMAFCLFVLYYMVEEILEIHIHRLHYFRSLWNCLDILIIVLSVVAIGISIYRTSTVDMLLKKLLEDQNSFPNFEPLAYWQMQFNNIAAVTVFFVWIKLFKFVNFNRTMSQLSTTMSRCVKDVIGFAIMFFIIFLAYAQLAYLVFGTQIDDFSTFQDCIFTQFRIILGDFNFTEVEEANRILGPIYFTTFVFFMFFILLNMFLAIINDTYSEVKSDMAQQKAEMELSDLIRKGYNKAMIKLKLKKTTVDDISESLRQGGGKLNFDELRQDLKGKGHTDAEIEAIFTKYDQDGDQELTEHEHQQMRDDLEKEREDLDLDRSSLPRPLSSRSFPRSLDDSEEDEDEDSGHSSRRRGSSSSGVSYEEFQVLMRRVDRMEHSIGSIVSKIDAVIVKLEAMERAKLKRRDVLGRLLDGVTEDERLGRDNEIHREQMERLVREELERWESDDTASQMSHRLGTPLGLNGQPRSRNSRPSSSQSDGIDGGGGNGGNNIHM; encoded by the exons ATGGAAGAAAGCAACACCAGCAGAGAACGATATCTAAAAAGTGTTTTGCGGGAGTTGGTTACATACATGATTTTCCTTGTGGTCTTGTGTGTCT TGACTTATGGGACAGTGAGTTCCAGTATGTACTATTACACCAGGGTTATGTCGCAGCTCTTCCTGGAAACACCTGTAtcaaaaatggagaaaactgaTTTCAAAACTTTGTCCACAATGGATGACTTCTGGAAG TTCACAGAAGGCCCTTTGCTTGATGGTCTTTACTGGGAGATGTGGTACAACAACAAAACCatggcagaaaacaaaagcttcatTTATTATGAGAACTTGCTCCTAGGGGTGCCTCGCATTCGACAGCTGAAAGTGAGAAATGGTTCGTGCTCAATACCTGAAGATTTGAAGGATGAAATCAAAGATTGCTATGATGTCTATTCTGTAGCTAATGAAGATACTGCTCCTTTTGGACTTCGAAATGGAACAGC TTGGACATACACCAATGAGAAAGACTTGAATGGGAGCAGCCATTGGGGCTTGATTGCCACATACAGTGGGGCTGGTTATTACCAAGACCTTTCAAGGACCAGAGAAGTGACAGCTGTGCAGATTGCTAGCCTTAAGAAGAACCTGTGGCTGGACAGAGGGACCAGAGCAGCTTTCATTGATTTCTCAGTATACAATGCAAATATCAACCTATTCTGCGTTGTCAG gctGTTAGTGGAGTTTCCAGCAACTGGAGGCCTTGTTACGTCTTGGCAGTTTCAGCCAGTGAGGCTGATTCACTACATCTCCACATTTGATTTTTTCCTGGCAGCCTGTGAAatggcattttgtctttttgttctttattatatGGTGGAAGAGATCTTAGAAATTCACATTCATAGATTGCACTACTTCAGAAGTCTCTGGAATTGCCTTGATATCCTTATTATTGTG CTCTCTGTGGTAGCTATAGGAATTAGCATCTATAGGACATCAACTGTTGATATGCTGctgaagaagctgctggaagatcAGAACTCGTTCCCCAATTTTGAGCCTTTGGCATATTGGCAAATGCAATTCAACAACATTGCTGCAGTCACTGTGTTTTTTGTCTGGATTAAG cttTTCAAGTTTGTTAACTTCAACAGAACAATGAGTCAGTTATCCACTACCATGTCTCGCTGCGTCAAAGATGTCATTGGCTTTGCTAttatgttttttattattttcttagcaTATGCTCAGTTGGCCTATCTTGTCTTTGGCACTCAAATCGATGACTTCAGCACTTTCCAGGACTGCAT atttactcAGTTCCGCATCATTTTGGGAGACTTCAACTTCACAGAGGTTGAAGAAGCTAATCGAATTTTGGGACCAATTTATTTCACTACATTTGTGTTCTTTATGTTCTTCATTCTTTTG AACATGTTTTTGGCCATTATCAATGATACATACTCCGAAGTCAAATCGGATATGGCacaacagaaggcagaaatggAACTGTCTGACCttatcagaaag GGCTACAACAAAGCCATGATCAAACTTAAACTGAAGAAAACTACTGTTGATGACATTTCAGAAAGTCTGAGACAAGGTGGAGGAAAACTAAATTTTGATGAACTCCGGCAAGATCTAAAAGG gaaagggcACACGGATGCAGAGATTGAAGCAATATTTACCAAATATGACCAGGATGGGGACCAGGAATTGACAGAGCATGAACATCAGCAGATGAGAGATGACCTGGAGAAAGAGAGG GAGGATCTGGACCTGGATAGGAGCTCTCTGCCACGTCCTCTGAGCAGCCGCAGCTTCCCCCGGAGCTTGGACGActctgaggaggatgaggatgaagacAGTGGACACAGCTCCAGAAGGAGGGGCAGTAGCTCTAGTGGGGTTTCCTATGAAGAGTTCCAAGT ACTCATGAGGCGGGTTGATCGCATGGAGCATTCTATTGGCAGTATTGTCTCCAAGATCGATGCAGTTATTGTGAAGCTCGAAGCAATGGAGAGAGCCAAACTAAAAAGGAGAGATGTGTTGGGAAGACTGTTAGATGGAGTGACAGAG GATGAAAGGCTGGGTCGTGACAATGAAATCCACAGGGAACAAATGGAGCGACTTGTGCGAGAGGAGTTGGAGCGATGGGAATCGGATGATACGGCATCCCAAATGAGCCATCGGTTGGGAACACCACTCGGACTGAATGGCCAGCCTCGGTCAAGGAACTCTCGGCCATCTTCCTCCCAGTCAGATGGTATTGATGGGGGCGGAGGAAATGGGGGCAATAACATACATATGTAG
- the SPP1 gene encoding osteopontin, whose translation MKAAVLCLCLISITAAWPVSKYKQHAISASSEEKYDPRGHQSHRYHHHHMNSQSLESLQHTQNDLMSPQQTLYSSEESVDVPAQPHFPDVSSKSHEDVDDDNDDNDSNDTDESDEIVTSFPTDIPVTVPFPPFPFTRGDNSGRGDSVAYRVRAKATVVESSKLRKAAKKLIVYDASEEDESALDAHSQQTGLSREKHTISREWADKSHGQDSSELDSKQHDRSMENDSRQKFDSHEAGDDSKAGVRGDSYQTMESRESQVRVSAETPDDNSNQTLESAEDARDHHSIENNEVTL comes from the exons ATGAAGGCGGCAGTTCTGTGTTTATGCCTTATCAGCATCACCGCTGCATGGCCA GTGAGTAAATACAAGCAGCATGCCATTTCTGCcagctctgaagaaaaatat gaTCCCAGGGGCCATCAATCACACaggtaccaccaccaccacatgaATTCTCAGTCTTTGGAGAGTCTGCAGCACACACAGAATGACCTGATGTCACCCCAGCAG ACTCTTTACTCTTCAGAAGAAAGCGTGGATGTCCCAGCACAACCG caCTTTCCTGATGTGTCAAGCAAGAGCCATGAAGATGTGGATGATGACAACGATGATAATGATTCCAATGACACGGATGAATCTGATGAGATTGTCACGAGTTTTCCCACAGACATTCCAGTAACTGtacccttccctcctttccctttcaCCCGAGGAGACAACAGTGGCAGAGGCGACAGCGTGGCCTACAGGGTGAGGGCAAAAGCCACAGTGGTGGAGTCTAGCAAACTCCGCAAAGCTGCAAAAAAG CTCATTGTGTATGATGCCAGTGAGGAGGATGAGAGTGCCCTGGATGCACACAGCCAGCAAACGGGGCTTTCCCGGGAGAAGCACACCATCAGCAGGGAATGGGCTGACAAGAGCCACGGGCAGGACAGCAGCGAGCTGGACAGCAAGCAGCATGACCGGAGCATGGAAAACGACAGCCGGCAGAAATTCGATAGCCACGAAGCAGGAGATGATAGCAAGGCTGGTGTCAGAGGGGATAGCTACCAGACCATGGAAAGCAGGGAGAGCCAGGTCCGCGTTTCAGCTGAGACCCCTGACGATAACAGCAATCAAACGTTGGAGAGTGCTGAGGATGCTCGAGATCATCACAGCATTGAAAATAACGAAGTCACCCTTTAA